Genomic DNA from Gemmatimonadales bacterium:
CGCTGGTGCGGGAAGAACTGGCCATGCCACCGACGCCGGAGTTGACTGCATTCGTCCAGCGAATCCGGACTGGTGACGACGCGCCAAGCAAGGGCAGGAAGGACGCAGGCTCGGTTCCAGCCGAGCGCTACCGGATCGAGCGCGAGCTCGGGCGGGGCACCATGGCCACGGTCTATCTGGCGCGGGATCTCAAGCACAACCGACCGGTCGCCCTCAAGGTCCTGCGGCCGGAGCTGGCCACCTCGACCGAAGCCAAGCGGTTCCTCCGCGAGATCGCCATCGTCGCCGGCTTGCACCACCCGCACATCCTCCAGCTGTACGACTCGGGCGCGCTGGAAGCGCCCGGGAGATGCCCCAGCCTGTACTACGTCATGCCCGTCGCGGGCGGTGAGTCAGTTCGCGAGCGGCTGGTGAAGGAGGAGCAGCTTCCACTGGGAGACGCGTTGCGGATCGCCCGGGAGGTGGCCGATGCGCTGGCCTACGCGCATGCTCATGGGATCGTGCATCGGGACGTCAGGCCGGAGAACCTCTTGCTCGAGTCGGGCCACGCGCTGGTGGCGGACTTCGGGATCGCCCACGCGTTGGACCTCGCCGGCGGCGAGCGGCTCTCGCTGACCGGGGTGATGCTCGGCAATCCGAGCTACATGAGTCCCGAGCAGGCAGCCGCCACCGGGGGAATCGACGGACGCAGCGATATCTACAGCCTGGGATGCGTGCTCTACGAGATGCTGGCCGGCGAGCCACCGTTCAGCGGCCGCACCTCCCAGGCGATCCTGGCGCGCCACGCGGCGGATCCGGTGCCGTCGCTCCGGACGGTCCGTCCCGACGTTCCGGCAGCGCTCGAGCGGGCAGTCGAACGCGCGCTGGCAAAGGCGCCGGCGGACCGGTTCCCGTCGGCAAGGGAGTTCGCCGAGGCCTTGGGCCTGGCATAACCCGCGTCCGCGCTGCAGGATAATGGCACCGGTAAGAGCCCGGAGAGGTGGCATCTTGAACCCGTGCCAATGCCCTTTTCCGTGGTGCCGGAGGCCGACCGCCCCCGGGAGCGCCTCTGGTCCCTCGGCCCTGCCGCGTTGACGACCGCCGAACTTCTCGCCATCCTGTTAGGGACGGGTGGCGCGGCGGCGGGCGTTCTGGAGCTGGCCGGACGGATCCTGGAGATCGGCGAGGGCTCACTCCGCCGGCTCGCCCAGCGGCCCAGCGCCGAACTGCTCCGGGCCCAGGGCGTGGGCCCGACCAAGGCGGCGCGGCTGCTTGCCGCCTTCGAGCTCGGGGCCCGGATCGCGCGGGAAGAGCGTCCTCCGCTGGCCCGGATCAGGGAACCCGACGACGTCGCCCGGCTGTTCCATAACCGGCTGCGGGACTTGCAGGTGGAGGAGTTCCACCTGCTGGCTCTCGACAGCCAGAGTCAGGTGTTGCGGGAAGTGCTGGTGACCCGCGGGTTGCTCAACAGTTCCCTGGTGCATCCCCGAGAGGTGTTTCGCGCCGCGATCGCGGAAGCCGCGGCGGGGATCATCGTCGTCCATAACCACCCGAGCGGAGATCCCACGCCCTCGGCGGAAGATCGGGCGGTGACCCAGCAACTGGTGGCGGCGGGCCGGCTGCTGGACCTGCCGCTCTATGACCACGTGATCATCGGAGGAGACCGCTTCGTGAGCTTTGCCACCGCTGGACTGCTGTGACCGGCACCTTGCCTGACCTCGCGCCCGATCTCAGGGCGGTACTCGAGCGTCACGCCGACCGACTCGATCTCGACCTGATCGAGCGGGCGCTCCGCTTCAGCGCGTCCGCCCACCGGGGACAGAAGCGGATGTCGGGCGAGGACTTCGTCACCCACAGCATCTCGGTGGCGCTGATCCTGGCCGAGCAGCTGCTGGACAGCAGCACCATCGCGGCTGCCCTGCTGCACGACGTGGTGGAGGACTCCGATGTCCGCACCGAGGATATCGCCAAGGAGTTCGGCGGCGAGATCGCGAGCATCGTGGACGGGCTCACCAAGATCTCCAGCCTCACCTTCCGCTCCTCCGCGGAAGAGCAGGTCGAGAACTATCGGAAGCTGCTGCTGTCGATCGCCAAGGACGCCCGGGTCATCATCATCAAGCTGGGCGACCGGCTGCACAACATGCGCACCCTCGAGCACCTCCCGCCCGAGCGGCGCCAGCGGATCGCGCTCGAGACCCGCGAGATCTACGCCCCGCTGGCCCATCGCTTCGGTATGGCCGGAATCAAGGCGGAGCTGGAAGATCTGGCGTTCAAGTTCCTGGAGCCCGACGAGTACCGCGATCTGGTCAACCAGGTGGCGTCCAAGCGGGCCCAGCGGGAGAAGACCATCCTCAAGCTGCGCGCCCCGCTGGAGCAGGAGCTTAAGCGCGCCGGCATCGAGTGGTACGAGGTCACCGGCCGGCCCAAGCACCTCTGGTCCATCTTTCAGAAGATGCGGAAGCGGAACAAGGCGTTCGACGAGATCTACGATCTCATGGCCATCCGCGTCATCGTGCGCTCGGTGCCGGAGTGCTATCACGTGCTGGGCATCATCCACCACAACTGGACCCCGATCCAGGAGCGGATCAAGGACTATATCGCCTCGCCCAAGTCGAACGCCTACCAGTCGCTCCACACCACCGTCTTCGGACCCGGCGGGCAGCTCTTCGAGGTCCAGATCCGCACCCAGGAGATGCACCGCACGGCCGAGTTCGGTATCGCCGCCCACTGGCTCTACAAGAAGGATGGCAAGCGGGACGAGCTGGACCAGCACCTCGGCTGGTTCCGCCAGCTGCTCGAGCTGCAGCAGGACACCCACAGCCCCGAGGAGTTCCTCGAATTCCTCAAGATCGACCTCTACCAGGACGAGATCTTCATCTTCACCCCGCAGGGCGACGTGAAACGGCTGCCCAAGGGGTCCACCGCCATCGACTTCGCATTTCACGTGCACACCGAGGTCGGGCTCAAGTGCCAGGGTGCCAAGATCAACGGGCGGATCGCCCCGCTGCACCGGGAGCTCAAGAGCGGCGACACGGTCGAGATCCTCACCGGCCCCAGCGCCAAGCCGAGCCGCGACTGGCTGAGTCACGTGCGTACCGCTCGGGCCCGGCAGAAGATCAAGCAGTGGGTCAATCACGAGGAGGAGAAGGTCAGCCTCACGCTGGGCCGGGAGATCCTGGCCCGCGAGGTGCGCCGCCGGCGGGTCGAGCCGCCCGACGAGGCCCGGCTGGCCCGCGCCGCGGAGGCGCTCTCGCTGGCGGACGGGCAGGGGCTCGAGATCGCGGTGGGCCGCGGGGACGTGGCCTTGGGCCAGGTGATGCGGGCACTCTATCCCGACCTCACCGGGGACGAGATGCAGGAGCCGAAACCCACGGTCTTCGGCCGGGTCATCGAGCGGATCCGGCTGGGACGGGGCATCAAGATTCAGGGCGTCGACGGCCTGATGGTGCGCTACGCCCAGTGCTGCCAACCGGTGCCGGGAGACTCGGTGGTGGGATACGTCACCCAGGGCCGGGGCATCTCGATCCACCGGTCCGACTGCCCCAATCTGCTCACCCTCTCATCCGAGGGACGCCGGGTGGACATCGACTGGCAGGAGACCGCCGGAGAAGCATTCGCGGTGCGTCTCGCCGTCACCGGGGAGGACCGCCGAGGTCTCTATGCCGATATCATGGAAGCGGTGAGCCAGACGGGCACCAACATCCGCGGCGCCGACCTCCACACCAAGGACGGATCGGTCTTCGGCAACATCTTTGTGGAAGTGGACAACCTGCCGCACCTGGGCAAGGTCCTGAAGGCGGTGCGCAAGGTGAAAGGCGTGACCGAGATCGAGCGCAGGGAAGCACCCCCGAACTAGCTCGCCGGAGCCGATGCCCCAGTACTGGATTCTCAAGACCGACACCGATACCTACTCGTTCGACGATCTCGCGCGCGAGGGCCGCGCCGTCTGGGATGGCGTCTCCAACGCGCTCGCGCTCAGACACATCCGCAGCATGGCCAAGGGCGATCAGGTGCTGATCTATCATTCGGGCGAGGAGAAGGCCATGGTCGGGCTCGCGCGGGTGGCCAGCGCGCCGTATCCCGACCCCAAGCAGGATGACCCGAAGCTCGCCGTGGTCGATATCGAGGCCGGCAAGCGGCTGCCTCGACCGGTCACGCTCGCCGCCGTCAAGGCGGATCCCGCCTTCGCCGATCTGGCGTTGGTTCGCATGTCGCGGCTCTCGGTCATTCCGGCGTCCGAGTCCCACTGGAAGCGCCTGCTGACCCTGGCGGATGCGCGATAGCGGCGCCATTCTTTGTCACTCACACTTACCGGAGACGAGAATGCGATTCGCACGGATGCTCTTGCCCGTCACGCTCGCCACCGTTTCACTAGTCGGGTGCGGTGGTGGTGACACGCGGAAGAGCACCGAAAGCGCTGCCGCGGACTCTGCCGCAAGGGTGGCGGACTCGGTCAAACGGGCGGAGACAAGCGGGAAGGCGCGACTGGGGAACGTCATGATCGGAAAGCGGCTCGGTCCCGAAAACCTGATCGCCGAGCCCACGTTTCAGTTCGCGCC
This window encodes:
- a CDS encoding bifunctional (p)ppGpp synthetase/guanosine-3',5'-bis(diphosphate) 3'-pyrophosphohydrolase; its protein translation is MTGTLPDLAPDLRAVLERHADRLDLDLIERALRFSASAHRGQKRMSGEDFVTHSISVALILAEQLLDSSTIAAALLHDVVEDSDVRTEDIAKEFGGEIASIVDGLTKISSLTFRSSAEEQVENYRKLLLSIAKDARVIIIKLGDRLHNMRTLEHLPPERRQRIALETREIYAPLAHRFGMAGIKAELEDLAFKFLEPDEYRDLVNQVASKRAQREKTILKLRAPLEQELKRAGIEWYEVTGRPKHLWSIFQKMRKRNKAFDEIYDLMAIRVIVRSVPECYHVLGIIHHNWTPIQERIKDYIASPKSNAYQSLHTTVFGPGGQLFEVQIRTQEMHRTAEFGIAAHWLYKKDGKRDELDQHLGWFRQLLELQQDTHSPEEFLEFLKIDLYQDEIFIFTPQGDVKRLPKGSTAIDFAFHVHTEVGLKCQGAKINGRIAPLHRELKSGDTVEILTGPSAKPSRDWLSHVRTARARQKIKQWVNHEEEKVSLTLGREILAREVRRRRVEPPDEARLARAAEALSLADGQGLEIAVGRGDVALGQVMRALYPDLTGDEMQEPKPTVFGRVIERIRLGRGIKIQGVDGLMVRYAQCCQPVPGDSVVGYVTQGRGISIHRSDCPNLLTLSSEGRRVDIDWQETAGEAFAVRLAVTGEDRRGLYADIMEAVSQTGTNIRGADLHTKDGSVFGNIFVEVDNLPHLGKVLKAVRKVKGVTEIERREAPPN
- the radC gene encoding DNA repair protein RadC, whose protein sequence is MPFSVVPEADRPRERLWSLGPAALTTAELLAILLGTGGAAAGVLELAGRILEIGEGSLRRLAQRPSAELLRAQGVGPTKAARLLAAFELGARIAREERPPLARIREPDDVARLFHNRLRDLQVEEFHLLALDSQSQVLREVLVTRGLLNSSLVHPREVFRAAIAEAAAGIIVVHNHPSGDPTPSAEDRAVTQQLVAAGRLLDLPLYDHVIIGGDRFVSFATAGLL
- a CDS encoding EVE domain-containing protein — encoded protein: MPQYWILKTDTDTYSFDDLAREGRAVWDGVSNALALRHIRSMAKGDQVLIYHSGEEKAMVGLARVASAPYPDPKQDDPKLAVVDIEAGKRLPRPVTLAAVKADPAFADLALVRMSRLSVIPASESHWKRLLTLADAR
- a CDS encoding protein kinase; translated protein: MLRLQALGGLTLLDAAGTPLVTQRRRLGLLALLAAAGGRGSSRDKLVAYLWAESSTEHARHALEQLLYSIRRQISDDALLGTDPLQLNPSVLTSDVGDFERALARDDLAEAAALYHGPFLDGFFLSDAPAFEVWAESERSRLATAYEGALFRLAREAGGRGQHTTEIDWWRRLATLDPLSERSALGLARALAGAGDWAGALHHAEVYESLVREELAMPPTPELTAFVQRIRTGDDAPSKGRKDAGSVPAERYRIERELGRGTMATVYLARDLKHNRPVALKVLRPELATSTEAKRFLREIAIVAGLHHPHILQLYDSGALEAPGRCPSLYYVMPVAGGESVRERLVKEEQLPLGDALRIAREVADALAYAHAHGIVHRDVRPENLLLESGHALVADFGIAHALDLAGGERLSLTGVMLGNPSYMSPEQAAATGGIDGRSDIYSLGCVLYEMLAGEPPFSGRTSQAILARHAADPVPSLRTVRPDVPAALERAVERALAKAPADRFPSAREFAEALGLA